A genomic stretch from Sphingobacterium sp. ML3W includes:
- a CDS encoding GNAT family N-acetyltransferase, translating into MEVKNIERDDRGNFIAEVENNEAGILEYTWQSEYEFSIDHTEVYDEYKGMSVGKKLVLEAVDYARKNDAKIVPNCPYAKSIFDKTIAFQDVLA; encoded by the coding sequence ATGGAAGTAAAAAATATTGAAAGAGATGACCGAGGTAATTTCATTGCTGAGGTGGAAAATAATGAAGCTGGGATTTTGGAATATACCTGGCAGAGTGAGTACGAGTTTTCCATAGACCATACCGAGGTCTATGACGAATATAAAGGGATGAGTGTCGGTAAAAAGCTTGTTCTTGAGGCCGTAGATTATGCCCGGAAAAACGATGCCAAGATTGTTCCGAACTGTCCTTATGCAAAATCAATTTTTGACAAAACAATTGCCTTTCAGGACGTACTAGCATAA
- a CDS encoding glycosyltransferase, producing the protein MSEKQIFQTSSKKRWYAFSWMSRALIIGMIVAIVCVVYTLGKIQVPPFPTISTNAPLTAKSTAKLKNSKQFKEFTVVRSELEKIKRDRELKHMKHLGNKNRINMGFYVSSWSNEVRQQSLSDLRRNIGHLDMVAMESFFTVPGQDTIVDKADTAALNVIHQYKRKAIAQISNFSGNDFDGQTVRTILSDPAKQQRFMDDILIKIKRNGFSGINIDFENLQLEDRKPLNDFMARIYQVFHSEGLLVSQDISPENDDYDPISLQKYNDYIILMAYDQHSIESNAGAISHQAWVEKNLDELCGKVDADKVILALACYGYDWPAGKVGKTLTYDNAVILAHNYNANIRFDRESANLNFSYKDGTGMRHDVYFTDAATYFNLIRKADDWGLAGIALWRLGSEDARLWSFISRSLDYDHLAKEPFDFEKISKIKVGGIQYIGDGEILDLVNSPEPGLVKFAYNQANGLIEDQQYVKTPSNYVIKRFGERDNTVVLTFDDGPDPTYTPEVLDILKREHVPAAFFLVGVMAEKNMDLVRREYQQGHELGNHTFFHPDMSTIGPNRVKFELNATRKIIECITGHSTILFRAPFNADAEPQTVAEILPVAQSRKENYINVGEYIDPNDWLPGRTADEIYNEVVKQRDNGNIILLHDAGGNREATISALPRIIHYFKAHGYKFATIGDLMGKKRDELMPPVQNASDSGFSGSSNRLFLGTLFYGNIFLNLIFSLAIVLAIFRTVMIAYLAIRQKRKNRKEQSELISDPQEKVSIIIPAYNEEVTVLATIKSLLHLDYPAYELIFVDDGSKDKTFEIVSKVYGDHPKVRLFTKPNGGKASALNYGIQQSDAAFVLCIDADTQLKTDALRMLMKYFNKDQVAAVAGSVKVGNVHNMLTHWQSIEYITSQNMDRRAFDLLNMISVVPGAIGAFRRSVILEVGGFTTDTLAEDCDLTMRILKAGYTVRNSAEAVAFTEAPDTVKMLFKQRFRWSFGVLQSFWKNKNTLLNPRYGYFGMVGMPNILIFQIILPLFAPLADLFMLLSLVSGLFSLSEVNGISWTGLAGLFSLHNGFGQVMFYYFLFVFVDIFFAGIAFRMEGEKMKNLIYLFPQRFFWRQLMYFVLFKSVRKAIKGELNTWGTLKRTGGVREVTVSE; encoded by the coding sequence ATGTCAGAAAAACAGATTTTTCAGACGTCGAGCAAAAAGCGTTGGTACGCTTTTTCATGGATGAGCAGGGCACTGATCATTGGAATGATCGTAGCCATTGTATGCGTTGTCTATACCCTGGGCAAGATCCAGGTACCTCCATTTCCAACAATCAGTACAAATGCACCTTTGACGGCAAAGTCTACCGCAAAGTTGAAAAACTCGAAACAGTTTAAGGAGTTTACGGTCGTCAGATCGGAACTTGAAAAGATTAAACGCGATCGGGAACTGAAACATATGAAGCATCTTGGCAATAAAAATAGGATTAACATGGGCTTTTATGTGAGTTCCTGGTCTAATGAGGTTCGTCAGCAATCTTTGTCAGACCTCAGGCGAAACATAGGACATCTGGATATGGTCGCCATGGAGTCCTTTTTTACGGTGCCCGGTCAGGATACCATTGTGGATAAAGCTGATACCGCCGCCTTGAATGTGATCCATCAATATAAACGGAAGGCAATTGCCCAAATTTCCAATTTCAGCGGCAATGACTTTGATGGACAGACTGTACGGACAATATTGTCAGATCCAGCAAAACAGCAACGTTTTATGGATGATATTTTAATCAAAATAAAGCGGAATGGTTTTTCAGGTATCAATATCGACTTTGAAAATCTTCAACTGGAAGACCGTAAACCTTTAAACGATTTTATGGCGCGAATCTATCAGGTTTTTCATAGTGAAGGTTTGTTGGTGTCACAGGATATTTCACCCGAAAATGATGATTATGATCCCATTTCGCTACAAAAATACAATGATTATATCATTTTAATGGCCTATGATCAGCATTCCATCGAGAGTAATGCCGGTGCGATTTCCCACCAGGCTTGGGTCGAAAAGAACCTGGATGAGCTGTGCGGTAAAGTCGATGCAGATAAGGTGATTTTGGCATTGGCCTGTTATGGATATGATTGGCCCGCTGGAAAAGTGGGCAAAACCCTGACCTATGACAATGCCGTTATCCTGGCGCATAATTACAATGCAAACATTCGGTTCGATCGGGAGTCAGCGAATCTCAATTTTAGTTACAAGGATGGCACCGGCATGCGCCATGATGTCTATTTCACGGATGCAGCCACCTACTTCAATCTGATCCGTAAAGCCGACGATTGGGGATTGGCGGGTATAGCACTTTGGCGGTTGGGAAGTGAAGATGCCCGTTTATGGTCCTTTATTTCGAGATCTTTGGACTATGATCATTTAGCCAAGGAGCCTTTTGATTTTGAAAAAATAAGCAAAATCAAGGTCGGGGGAATACAATATATCGGTGATGGTGAGATTCTGGATTTGGTGAATAGTCCCGAGCCCGGATTGGTAAAATTTGCATACAATCAGGCGAATGGTTTGATCGAGGATCAACAGTATGTCAAGACGCCGAGTAACTATGTGATTAAGCGTTTTGGCGAAAGGGACAACACCGTAGTATTGACTTTTGATGATGGTCCTGATCCTACATATACACCCGAGGTTTTGGATATTTTAAAAAGAGAGCACGTTCCGGCAGCATTTTTTCTTGTGGGGGTTATGGCTGAAAAAAATATGGATCTAGTACGTAGAGAGTATCAGCAAGGGCATGAGCTTGGGAACCATACTTTTTTCCATCCCGATATGTCAACAATAGGTCCCAATCGGGTCAAATTTGAATTAAATGCAACCCGGAAGATCATAGAATGTATTACTGGGCATAGCACGATTCTGTTCCGTGCACCGTTTAATGCTGATGCCGAACCGCAGACTGTCGCTGAAATTCTTCCGGTCGCCCAGAGCCGAAAGGAAAACTACATTAATGTCGGTGAGTATATTGATCCCAATGACTGGCTTCCCGGTCGTACTGCGGATGAAATTTATAATGAAGTTGTAAAGCAACGTGACAATGGTAATATTATCCTACTGCATGATGCTGGCGGTAACCGGGAGGCTACTATTTCGGCGCTACCCCGTATTATTCATTATTTCAAAGCACATGGTTATAAATTTGCGACGATCGGAGACCTTATGGGTAAGAAACGCGATGAGCTAATGCCGCCCGTGCAAAATGCATCGGATTCCGGGTTCAGCGGATCATCCAATCGACTATTTTTAGGAACACTGTTTTACGGAAATATCTTTCTTAACCTGATTTTCTCGCTAGCGATTGTATTGGCAATCTTTCGTACAGTCATGATTGCCTATCTGGCGATACGACAAAAAAGAAAAAATAGGAAGGAACAATCGGAATTGATATCGGATCCACAGGAAAAGGTCAGTATTATTATCCCTGCCTATAACGAAGAGGTGACCGTCTTGGCAACAATCAAAAGCCTGCTCCATCTCGATTACCCTGCGTACGAACTGATCTTTGTCGATGACGGATCCAAAGATAAAACCTTCGAAATTGTGAGCAAGGTCTATGGCGACCACCCAAAGGTCAGGTTGTTTACAAAACCTAACGGCGGTAAAGCTTCGGCGCTGAATTATGGTATTCAACAGTCCGATGCAGCTTTTGTACTCTGTATAGATGCGGATACGCAGTTGAAGACTGACGCCTTGCGGATGTTGATGAAGTATTTCAATAAAGATCAGGTTGCTGCGGTCGCCGGTAGTGTGAAAGTTGGTAATGTACATAATATGTTGACTCATTGGCAATCTATCGAATACATCACTTCGCAGAATATGGATAGAAGGGCTTTTGATCTGCTCAATATGATTTCGGTTGTTCCCGGCGCAATCGGTGCTTTTCGGCGGTCCGTTATTTTGGAAGTTGGCGGGTTTACAACAGATACTTTGGCCGAAGACTGTGATCTGACCATGCGTATACTGAAGGCCGGTTATACTGTACGCAACTCGGCAGAAGCGGTTGCATTCACCGAAGCACCCGATACTGTAAAAATGCTTTTCAAGCAACGCTTCCGCTGGAGCTTTGGCGTGCTGCAAAGTTTCTGGAAAAATAAGAATACGTTGTTAAACCCCCGATACGGATATTTTGGTATGGTCGGTATGCCCAATATCTTGATTTTTCAGATTATCCTGCCCTTATTTGCGCCGTTGGCAGATCTATTTATGCTGCTTTCCTTGGTCAGTGGCCTATTTTCGCTGAGCGAAGTCAATGGAATCAGCTGGACTGGGCTCGCCGGTTTGTTCTCCCTGCATAATGGTTTTGGTCAGGTCATGTTTTATTACTTTTTATTTGTATTCGTGGATATTTTCTTTGCCGGGATTGCTTTTCGGATGGAAGGTGAGAAAATGAAAAATTTGATCTACCTGTTTCCGCAGCGTTTTTTCTGGCGACAACTGATGTATTTTGTATTATTCAAATCGGTCAGAAAAGCCATTAAAGGAGAGTTGAATACCTGGGGTACATTGAAGCGAACTGGGGGAGTGCGGGAAGTAACGGTCAGCGAATAG
- a CDS encoding GNAT family protein, translated as MITLLPFEEADFDRFKSWIKSPEELLQFAGPYFSFPVTDEQLKKYIDDPKRRPYKIVSTETQNVIGHCELNFERSIPRLSRILIADNTERNKGYGKKTINAMLKLLFVDNTYDQADLNVYDWNTNAIKCYEGVGFQINEGATTETSIGNETWKGLNMQITKSNWLAKTQ; from the coding sequence ATGATCACATTGCTTCCATTTGAAGAAGCTGACTTTGACCGCTTCAAATCCTGGATCAAATCTCCAGAAGAACTCCTGCAGTTCGCAGGTCCATATTTTTCATTTCCAGTGACTGACGAACAATTAAAAAAGTATATTGACGATCCCAAACGCCGTCCCTATAAAATTGTCAGTACAGAAACACAAAACGTTATCGGGCATTGTGAATTGAACTTTGAAAGAAGTATACCACGATTATCCCGCATATTGATTGCTGACAATACCGAAAGAAATAAGGGCTATGGTAAGAAAACTATCAATGCGATGCTGAAATTGCTCTTTGTTGATAACACCTACGATCAAGCGGATTTAAACGTTTATGACTGGAACACGAACGCAATAAAATGTTATGAGGGTGTTGGATTTCAGATCAATGAAGGCGCCACAACTGAAACGTCAATCGGCAATGAAACCTGGAAGGGCCTGAATATGCAAATCACCAAATCAAACTGGCTAGCCAAAACACAATGA
- the hmpA gene encoding NO-inducible flavohemoprotein translates to MITETQKDLVKGTIPVLKEHGVALTSHFYKRMFTHNPELKHIFNMGNQQNAKQQTALATAVLAYAEHIDNPSVLLSAVKHIGQKHSSLHIRPEHYQVVGKHLLASIQEVLGDAATDELIEAWKVAYFQLADLMIGIEKEMYDQMIQNEGGWTGWKPFNIVKIVSETAEIQSIYLAPTDGGQLPKHTAGQYVSVRVYLPELHLYQPRQYSLSDASNGQYLRISVKKETPIGKPEGMVSNYLHQYFQEGKQLELTAPTGSFNLIENEHPHVFISGGVGQTPLMAMLEQLIKAKGQNAVTWIHGCRNSDLHAFKDRLRTLEAQHEHIRCFSFYDELQEGNSSNLPGWVDLAKIDSDHLPQKANYYLCGPSGFIEKHFQYLTDQGIQTEHIHFEEFGPASLQLN, encoded by the coding sequence ATGATTACCGAAACACAAAAAGATCTAGTCAAAGGCACTATACCCGTTTTGAAGGAGCACGGTGTTGCGCTAACCAGTCATTTTTACAAACGCATGTTTACGCACAATCCTGAACTCAAGCATATATTCAATATGGGGAATCAGCAAAATGCAAAACAGCAAACGGCATTGGCCACTGCTGTATTGGCTTATGCGGAGCATATTGATAATCCAAGTGTACTACTATCCGCTGTCAAACACATCGGACAAAAACACAGTAGTCTCCATATTCGTCCTGAACATTATCAGGTTGTTGGCAAGCACTTATTGGCTTCCATCCAGGAGGTATTGGGCGATGCTGCTACAGATGAACTCATCGAAGCATGGAAAGTTGCCTACTTTCAATTGGCCGACCTGATGATCGGTATCGAAAAAGAGATGTACGACCAAATGATCCAAAACGAAGGCGGCTGGACAGGTTGGAAACCTTTTAACATCGTTAAAATCGTTTCGGAGACTGCGGAAATCCAGTCAATTTACTTAGCACCTACTGATGGCGGTCAACTTCCAAAACATACTGCCGGCCAATATGTAAGTGTACGTGTGTATCTACCTGAGCTTCACCTCTACCAGCCGCGGCAATACAGCCTATCTGACGCCAGTAATGGTCAATACCTTCGTATCTCTGTAAAAAAAGAAACTCCCATCGGAAAACCGGAAGGAATGGTCAGCAACTACTTACATCAATACTTTCAGGAGGGAAAGCAGTTGGAATTGACAGCACCTACTGGCTCCTTTAACCTGATTGAGAATGAGCATCCACATGTGTTTATTAGTGGCGGAGTCGGCCAGACTCCGTTGATGGCCATGCTGGAACAACTTATCAAGGCAAAGGGACAAAATGCAGTAACATGGATTCATGGTTGTAGAAATAGCGATTTACACGCATTTAAAGACAGGCTTAGGACACTTGAGGCACAACATGAGCATATCAGATGCTTCTCGTTTTACGATGAACTCCAAGAAGGCAACAGCAGCAATCTCCCGGGCTGGGTAGATCTGGCTAAAATCGATTCGGATCATCTGCCACAAAAAGCCAATTACTACTTGTGCGGCCCCTCAGGTTTTATAGAAAAACACTTTCAGTATCTGACCGACCAAGGTATCCAAACCGAGCATATTCATTTTGAAGAGTTTGGACCAGCTTCCCTACAGCTCAACTAG
- a CDS encoding SRPBCC family protein, protein MPTIVLDTTVNAPIGIVFDLARSIDLHMYSTGKTNEKAIAGVTSGLIEAGQTVQWRAKHLGVYQTLTVRIAKMEKPYFFEDKMIQGAFQSMDHQHLFEEQADGTVLMRDVFNFKAPLGPLGRFAEWSFLTGYMRRFLEERNHIIKLVAESGDYSRYLEG, encoded by the coding sequence ATGCCAACAATTGTATTAGACACCACTGTAAATGCACCAATAGGGATAGTTTTTGATCTGGCCCGCAGTATAGACTTACACATGTATTCGACTGGGAAGACAAATGAGAAGGCGATCGCAGGTGTGACCAGTGGGCTGATCGAAGCCGGACAGACCGTTCAGTGGCGGGCAAAACATCTGGGTGTATATCAAACGTTGACGGTGCGGATCGCAAAAATGGAAAAACCCTATTTTTTCGAAGACAAAATGATACAGGGGGCATTTCAGTCGATGGATCATCAGCATCTTTTCGAAGAGCAGGCTGATGGTACGGTGCTGATGCGGGATGTGTTTAATTTTAAGGCGCCCCTAGGGCCTTTGGGGCGGTTTGCCGAATGGTCTTTCCTTACAGGTTATATGAGGCGGTTTCTCGAAGAGCGTAACCATATCATCAAGCTGGTTGCCGAGTCAGGAGATTATAGCCGCTATCTCGAAGGGTAG
- a CDS encoding metallophosphoesterase, protein MKKKRFLKKAFITLTLVAALLGYYAWQIETHWVKFEQLKLPIKNLPSNLEGKTLVQISDIHIGDYVSKDFIKNNFAKVGITHPDIIVYTGDFVRLVDNALPLHDLDEVMQLAPKGKLQTLAILGNHDYGRAFKDSSAADSITRLLKKYDITVLRNESVNINGLQLYGMDDYWGTNFDPVKTMKNYNRNQASLVLCHNPDVADMDVWNGYEGWILSGHTHAGQVRIPFWGSPIIPVSNKNYDQGIKKLSGNRTLYINRGLGHSIPVRFNARPEITIFTLTKD, encoded by the coding sequence ATGAAGAAGAAACGTTTTTTAAAAAAAGCCTTTATTACCCTGACCTTGGTCGCTGCTCTGCTCGGTTACTATGCCTGGCAGATCGAAACACATTGGGTCAAATTCGAACAGCTAAAACTCCCTATAAAAAACCTTCCTAGCAACCTTGAAGGGAAAACTCTCGTTCAGATTTCGGACATCCACATCGGTGACTATGTCAGTAAAGATTTTATCAAAAACAACTTCGCGAAAGTTGGTATAACACATCCGGACATTATTGTTTACACAGGTGATTTTGTTCGGTTGGTCGACAATGCCCTGCCACTCCATGATCTCGACGAAGTCATGCAATTAGCACCAAAAGGAAAACTACAGACATTGGCCATCTTGGGAAATCATGATTATGGAAGAGCCTTTAAAGACAGTTCCGCAGCGGATTCAATCACTAGACTGCTAAAAAAGTATGATATTACTGTTTTAAGAAACGAAAGTGTGAATATAAATGGTCTACAGCTCTATGGTATGGATGACTATTGGGGAACAAACTTTGACCCTGTAAAAACTATGAAGAACTACAACCGTAACCAAGCGAGCCTTGTCCTCTGCCACAACCCCGATGTTGCTGATATGGATGTATGGAATGGCTATGAAGGGTGGATCTTATCAGGTCACACACATGCCGGGCAAGTACGGATCCCATTCTGGGGTTCACCCATTATCCCTGTCTCGAACAAAAACTACGATCAGGGTATTAAAAAACTTTCTGGAAACCGAACCCTTTACATCAACAGGGGCCTCGGTCATAGTATCCCCGTCCGCTTTAATGCACGACCAGAAATAACCATTTTCACCTTAACAAAGGACTAA
- a CDS encoding Rrf2 family transcriptional regulator, protein MGIFSKTCEYGLRAVFFIAQSSQENKRVGIKEIAENIHSPEAFLGKILQNLSRAGIIRSMKGPGGGFYLDASDMSTPLSDVVKAIDGENLFVGCGMGLEFCSEQYPCPLHHEFKSIRNSLSEMLQKTTVGQFNDDLIKGKILLTKSKITPDQDN, encoded by the coding sequence ATGGGTATTTTTTCCAAAACATGCGAATATGGTCTTCGGGCAGTTTTTTTTATCGCACAGAGTTCGCAAGAAAACAAACGTGTCGGCATAAAAGAAATCGCCGAAAATATCCATTCTCCTGAGGCCTTTCTCGGGAAAATCTTGCAAAATTTAAGCCGTGCTGGTATTATTCGTTCCATGAAAGGACCTGGTGGCGGGTTCTATCTGGATGCATCCGATATGTCTACCCCCTTGTCAGATGTGGTTAAAGCAATTGATGGGGAGAACCTTTTTGTGGGCTGTGGGATGGGTCTGGAGTTCTGCTCAGAACAGTATCCCTGTCCGCTACATCACGAGTTTAAAAGTATCCGCAATAGCCTATCGGAGATGCTTCAAAAAACGACTGTTGGCCAATTCAATGATGACCTCATAAAAGGAAAAATCCTGCTGACAAAATCCAAAATTACACCAGATCAGGACAACTAA
- a CDS encoding TetR/AcrR family transcriptional regulator gives MNTKEKIVVAALGVYNREGIRTVTTRQIAQEIGISAGNLHYHFKHTEDIIFTIFEELQRDYDEMVVLFDQKDARFQELLQEFTEGSYLLINKYKFIFANFVEICTWIPAIGDAYRTLVARREEQFISLFEHYSKLGMFRQDIPIAILKGFVRQIFIISDFWYSSFAVLGGRFESDGLEDYRQTIEVAFYPYLT, from the coding sequence ATGAATACGAAAGAAAAAATTGTAGTGGCAGCGCTAGGGGTATATAATCGAGAAGGAATACGTACCGTTACGACACGGCAAATTGCGCAGGAAATAGGTATTAGTGCTGGCAATCTCCATTATCACTTCAAACATACAGAAGATATTATCTTTACTATTTTTGAGGAGCTGCAACGCGACTATGACGAAATGGTGGTTTTATTTGATCAGAAAGATGCCAGATTTCAGGAGTTATTGCAGGAATTTACGGAGGGCTCTTATCTGTTGATCAATAAGTATAAGTTTATTTTTGCCAATTTCGTCGAGATCTGTACTTGGATACCCGCTATTGGGGATGCTTACCGGACTCTTGTTGCACGACGTGAGGAACAGTTTATTTCCCTCTTTGAGCACTACTCCAAATTGGGAATGTTTAGACAAGATATACCAATAGCCATTCTGAAGGGTTTTGTACGTCAGATTTTTATTATATCAGATTTTTGGTATTCGAGTTTTGCGGTATTGGGCGGTCGATTTGAATCGGATGGGCTGGAAGACTATAGACAAACAATAGAAGTGGCATTCTATCCATACCTGACTTAA
- a CDS encoding DUF4846 domain-containing protein → MTTTYLLLSMLSLQALIGCGQSNSAVYQPKTKDLTVETANPDGRQFIDPKGMTVKSRVLLPAGFERLSYTAKDFGSFLENLPLYPIDHEVRYYNGKIKPRNNIYNSVIKLDIGKRDLHQCADAVMRLRADYLYQQKRYQDIRFNFLSDGKPRTYIDYAKGDYSYPKYWKYMEYIFAYANTASLHDELPHVKSSTTVKIGDTFVQKGSPIGHAIIVVDLAKNKEGKTIVLLAQSYMPAQEIQLLNNWNNAELSPWYDIDKDVINTPEWTFYAPNLKTWK, encoded by the coding sequence ATGACAACAACATACCTGCTATTATCCATGCTATCCCTACAAGCTCTTATCGGCTGCGGACAGTCTAATTCAGCAGTTTACCAACCGAAAACCAAAGACCTAACTGTGGAGACTGCCAATCCTGACGGGAGACAGTTTATTGATCCAAAGGGAATGACTGTCAAATCGAGAGTTTTATTGCCTGCAGGTTTTGAAAGGCTCAGCTATACAGCAAAAGATTTCGGAAGTTTTCTCGAAAACCTTCCATTATACCCCATTGATCATGAGGTACGTTATTATAATGGAAAAATTAAGCCCCGAAACAATATCTATAATAGCGTTATAAAACTCGATATCGGCAAACGCGACCTGCACCAATGTGCCGACGCGGTCATGCGATTAAGGGCAGATTACCTCTACCAGCAAAAGAGATATCAGGATATTAGATTCAATTTTCTCTCCGATGGCAAACCACGCACCTATATAGATTATGCCAAAGGAGATTATTCGTACCCAAAATATTGGAAGTATATGGAGTATATTTTTGCCTATGCCAACACGGCTTCTTTGCACGATGAGCTTCCTCATGTAAAATCGTCCACAACTGTCAAAATCGGTGACACTTTCGTGCAGAAAGGCTCCCCCATTGGCCATGCGATTATTGTCGTTGATCTTGCAAAAAATAAGGAAGGCAAGACAATTGTACTACTTGCCCAGAGCTATATGCCTGCACAGGAAATACAGCTATTGAACAATTGGAACAATGCTGAGCTAAGCCCTTGGTACGATATTGACAAGGATGTAATCAATACCCCAGAATGGACTTTTTATGCCCCTAACCTGAAAACCTGGAAATAG
- a CDS encoding RNA polymerase alpha subunit C-terminal domain-containing protein, whose translation MTRIKTKRTCSNGHSFYKSTDCPTCPICEKEKKPEDGFLALLGSPARNALLNHGIDQLEKLTQYSVKDLLKLHGLGKASLPLLSQALMEKGLKFKE comes from the coding sequence ATGACAAGAATCAAAACCAAAAGAACATGTAGTAATGGGCACAGCTTCTATAAGAGTACAGATTGCCCAACATGTCCAATATGCGAAAAGGAAAAGAAACCTGAAGATGGTTTTCTAGCTCTTTTGGGTAGCCCCGCTAGAAATGCGCTATTAAACCATGGTATAGATCAACTTGAAAAGCTAACTCAGTACTCGGTGAAGGACCTACTGAAGCTCCATGGCCTTGGAAAGGCTTCCTTGCCGCTGTTAAGTCAGGCTTTAATGGAAAAGGGATTAAAATTTAAGGAGTAA
- a CDS encoding cold shock domain-containing protein — MSKSQITFNKKEREKKKLLKKQQKIEKKEFNKTNNDKGKSLEELFAYVDEHGNISDRPAIKLKEGESPSMSSNHQDDYSFGKVVHYNTESNYGFIRDNETQQSIYFNDRLVGQKLNLNQKVKFKFKSAKQGAQVTEVLIEY, encoded by the coding sequence ATGAGCAAAAGCCAAATTACATTTAACAAAAAAGAACGAGAAAAAAAGAAATTACTCAAAAAACAACAAAAAATTGAGAAAAAAGAATTCAACAAAACAAACAATGACAAAGGAAAATCTTTGGAAGAACTGTTTGCTTATGTTGATGAACATGGGAATATCTCAGACAGACCTGCGATCAAATTGAAAGAAGGGGAGAGTCCAAGTATGTCTTCGAACCACCAAGATGACTATTCTTTTGGAAAAGTTGTCCATTACAATACCGAATCCAACTATGGATTTATCAGAGATAATGAGACTCAACAATCTATTTATTTCAATGATCGTCTTGTTGGACAGAAATTGAATCTGAATCAGAAAGTTAAGTTTAAATTCAAAAGCGCAAAACAAGGTGCTCAGGTAACTGAAGTTTTGATCGAGTACTAG